One window of Triticum dicoccoides isolate Atlit2015 ecotype Zavitan chromosome 5A, WEW_v2.0, whole genome shotgun sequence genomic DNA carries:
- the LOC119298294 gene encoding protein synthesis inhibitor II-like: protein MAAQPVKPAKNVDKPLFTETFNVQASSADYMTFITGIRNKLGNPGHFSHNRPVLPPVEPNVAPSRWFHIVLKTSPASTGLTLATRADNLYWEGFKSSNGTWWELTPGLIPGATYLGFGGTYRDLLGDTDKLTNVALGRQQMADAVAALYGRTKADKTSGPKQQQAREAVTTLLLMVHEATRFQSVSAFVAGLLHPKTVEKKSGKISNELKAQVNGWQDLSEALLKTDAKPSPGKPPAKFTPIEKMGVRTAEEAATTLGILLFVDVPGGLTVAQGLQLFRASGGK from the coding sequence ATGGCGGCGCAACCGGTGAAGCCAGCGAAGAACGTGGACAAGCCGCTCTTCACCGAGACGTTCAATGTCCAGGCCAGCTCCGCCGACTACATGACCTTCATCACCGGCATCCGCAACAAGCTCGGCAACCCGGGCCACTTCTCCCATAACCGCCCCGTGCTGCCGCCGGTCGAGCCCAACGTCGCGCCTAGCAGGTGGTTCCACATCGTGCTAAAGACCTCGCCGGCTAGCACCGGGCTCACGCTCGCCACCCGCGCCGACAACCTCTACTGGGAGGGCTTCAAGAGCAGCAACGGCACGTGGTGGGAGCTAACCCCGGGCCTCATCCCCGGTGCCACCTACCTCGGGTTCGGCGGCACCTACCGAGACCTCCTCGGCGACACCGACAAGCTGACCAACGTCGCTCTCGGCCGACAGCAGATGGCCGACGCGGTGGCCGCGCTCTACGGGCGCACCAAGGCCGATAAGACCTCCGGCCCGAAGCAGCAGCAGGCGAGGGAGGCGGTGACGACGCTGCTCCTCatggtgcatgaggccacgcggttcCAGTCAGTGTCAGCGTTCGTGGCCGGATTGCTGCACCCCAAGACGGTGGAGAAGAAGAGCGGGAAGATCTCCAACGAGCTAAAGGCCCAGGTGAACGGGTGGCAGGACCTGTCCGAAGCACTGCTGAAGACGGACGCGAAGCCCTCGCCAGGAAAGCCGCCAGCGAAGTTCACGCCGATCGAGAAGATGGGCGTGAGGACGGCGGAAGAGGCGGCCACCACGCTGGGGATCCTGCTGTTCGTCGATGTGCCGGGTGGGTTGACGGTGGCCCAAGGGCTGCAGCTGTTTCGTGCGAGTGGGGGGAAATAA
- the LOC119298296 gene encoding protein synthesis inhibitor II-like, which translates to MAAKMAKNVDKPLFTATFNVQASSTDYVTFITGIRNKLRNPGQSSHNRPVLPPIEPNVPPSRWFHIVLKTSPANTGLTLATRADNLYWEGFKSSDGTWWELTPGLIPGATYVGFGGTYRDLLGDTDKLTNVALGRQQMADAVTALHGRTKADKTSGPKQQQAREAVTTLLLMVHEATRFQTVSGFVAGLLHPKTVEKKSGKISNELKAQVNGWQDLSEALLKTDAKPPAGKPPAKFTPIEKMGVRTAEQAAATLGILLFVQVPGGMTVAQALELFHKSGGK; encoded by the coding sequence ATGGCAGCAAAGATGGCGAAGAACGTGGACAAGCCACTCTTCACGGCGACGTTCAACGTCCAGGCCAGCTCCACCGACTATGTCACCTTCATCACCGGCATCCGCAACAAGCTCCGCAACCCGGGGCAATCCTCCCACAACCGCCCCGTGCTACCGCCGATCGAGCCCAACGTCCCGCCGAGCAGGTGGTTCCACATCGTGCTCAAGACATCGCCGGCCAACACCGGGCTCACACTCGCCACCCGCGCCGACAACCTCTATTGGGAGGGCTTCAAGAGCAGCGACGGCACCTGGTGGGAGCTCACCCCCGGCCTTATCCCCGGTGCCACCTATGTCGGGTTTGGCGGCACCTACCGCGACCTCCTCGGCGACACCGACAAGCTGACCAACGTTGCCCTCGGCCGGCAGCAGATGGCCGACGCGGTGACTGCGCTCCACGGGCGCACCAAGGCCGACAAGACCTCCGGCCCGAAGCAGCAGCAGGCGAGGGAGGCGGTGACGACGCTGCTCCTCATGGTGCACGAGGCCACGCGGTTCCAGACCGTGTCGGGGTTCGTGGCTGGTCTGCTGCACCCCAAGACGGTGGAGAAGAAGAGCGGGAAGATCTCCAACGAGCTAAAGGCCCAGGTGAACGGGTGGCAGGACCTGTCCGAAGCGCTGTTGAAGACGGATGCGAAGCCCCCGGCGGGAAAGCCGCCAGCAAAGTTCACGCCGATCGAGAAGATGGGTGTCAGGACGGCAGAGCAGGCGGCCGCCACCCTGGGGATCCTACTGTTCGTCCAGGTGCCCGGTGGGATGACAGTGGCTCAGGCGCTGGAGCTGTTTCATAAGAGTGGGGGGAAATAG